Genomic DNA from Telopea speciosissima isolate NSW1024214 ecotype Mountain lineage chromosome 2, Tspe_v1, whole genome shotgun sequence:
tcagccTATCTCTTGATTACCAGACCAAGACGACAGAAATGACATTCAGGTGTCTTTTGACCATCAATACTAATTAttcctcatttcttctcttaCGGATATTTTATACTCAAGTTGGTTCCATATATTCTGTTTTTGTTCCAACTCAACCTAAGAAACCTAAGaatttttttatccaaaaacaTCTTTCCATAATTCTAAATTGGAATCCACCCCCTCTTCATTATTGCAGAGCAAAATCATGTCatcaacaagaaaaagaaaaaggaaaatcccTCTATAATTGATTGAGAAACATATATATTGTACATAAATGGCAAGTGAGATTTATGGTACGGGTCTTATTTCTAGGAATTGTTGCATGTCTGGAAAAGAGAGGACCTATATTATTTGTGTGATTCATGGATTGTTATCTGTTTGATATTAATTAACATTCCGGTGTCAACTTTAGTACCTGAATGGAGAAGTGAGGCAAGATAGGTGAATCAATGCCTTTCGGTTGAAACTCTAAAATGATGTGAACTAGATAATATTCACATCAACTCCATTTTTCAATCGTGGTTTTGTCTGATACTTGTTTCCATTCTTTTGTGTATTGATCATTTAGAAGGATGTCAGAGTTTACAGGGTTCTTGCAAGAGTTGTTCTTCCTCTATCCCTAACTTCATTGATGAAATACCACCATTCTAAAGGATTTCTTAGAGATAACTCATCTACAATTACTGGTCCGGTCAAATCTTTGGTAAGTCTCTCTTTTCCAAGCAGTCTCCAGGAAATGGAAGTAGACTTTTTAACTGCTGGAAAATTACTTTATAAGAAGGGGAATGAAAAGACATCAAGTGTGGGATTGAAGAGGAATTGAAGGGGAATAAAGATGAAGACAAAATCTACAGGTAGGGAGGGGCAAGGGTTGATAGGTTTTACAGTAGATCAATGTTTAATTATTCTTAGAGCTATTGACATGATTTCAAAGCTTTGTGGAGGTGGGTGAAGAAGCTTTGGGTGTGTTTGAGATCTAACATTTGACTGCTGCAATCACTTTCTTAAGGGAATGGAAATGTTATTATTACAAGCCAAGAATCATTAGGTTTAGTTGTGAAACTGGAACCCCCCATGGGAAAAAAAGGCCATTAATGGGATACACTCTCCTCAATTTCCGCTGTGACTGTCCCCAAGATGGCCAGTATATCCAGAGATTCTAGATCTTTTCAGTCCACATCTCCTTGCAACAAAGATTTTGTTTTGTACATGGGAAGGCCTGTTTGGGCATTGGATTGGTGTCCAAGAGTTTGTCAGAGTTCTGACTGTAATATTTCTTGTGAGTACCTTTCTGTTGCTGCGCATCCTCctgaacatagttgtcaaggcggctaGGCAACACAAGGTGGTCGAGGAGGATAAAaaaccaaggcgacaccaacaaggtgcctagccgccgccgtgacaactatgctcctgAATCTTTGTATCACAAGATAGGTGCTCCGCTGGCCAGCAGAGGTCTCATTTAGATTTGGTGCCTCTTAAATGTTGATGTAAAAGTGGGGGGCTTGCCACCTCAGAATGAGCCAAAAGGAAGATCTTCTAGAAGAATCAAATCCATTGAAGAGGCAAAGAGGGAGacctagaaaagaaaaaggtctTGGAAGAATCAACTCAATGAAGAAGCCATGAGGGTgaccaagaaagaagaaggcaaTAGAAGAATCAGGCGACATAAACAGAAGTAGCCAGTTTGTTCCAGCACTTGCTGTTGAAATTCCAGGAGATTTAGATCAGTTTCTTGCTAGTAGTGGGGTTGGCATGCATACTATTGAACAGGCTATACTACAAAGATGTGATACAGATTCTGTGTTTGTGACGGGACCCCAAGAGTGCTTCAGCCAGCAATTGTCAGCTTCTAAATAGATGCCAAAACAACCCTGCAGCAGAAAAGAACGAGAGTCAAAGCTAGGTTTAGGAGTGATTCTGATGGTGTTTGCCAATCTTTGTCTAACCACAACGAAGATAAAGAATCTTCTGTTGTGGTTTTACAAACAAACAATAGCTCTAGGAAGTATCTTGCAGCATCAAGTCAAAATGTGCCAAATGATGGGTCCTTGGAAGTTACTACTACTTGTCTTCCAAAAGATATTGCTTTGCCTAGGCTTGTGTTATGTTTGGCCCACATGGCAAAGTGTTGGGAGGTTCCTTCTGTGAGTACAATCAAAGTTCTATATTCCTCTTGTTATAAGGAGGCTACTGATCCTTATTTTGTGACACTGGAGCCGGTCTTAAGGTGCTCAAAGTTGAAGTTTGAGGACACAGAGTATTTATCTAACAATGGAATGGTCATCATCATCCTCACGTGATTTAATTCTAGCTGGATGCCATGATGGAGCAGTTGCTTTGTTGAAATTCTCTGCAAGACGTTCATCTGAAGATACAAGGCCTTTGCTTTGCTTTAGTGCAGATTCTGTCCCTCTGAGAGCGCACTTGCTTGGGCGCCCAATGGAATTGACCCAGAGAGTGCAAATGTTAAAGTCACAGCTCGACATGAAGGCCTAAAATTTTAGGACATTTGTGATCCATGCCATCCTCTATGGGACCTGAGTTATGTACGATGTGTTGTATGCAGCCTGGATTGGCTGTCAGATCCAAAATCTGTCATTTATCCTAGATGATGGGACACCACGGATTCACAGTTTGTTAAGAGCTGGGTATGATGTTCCGGTGACCAGAAAACCTTCTGTTGGGACACAACAGCAGGGATTGCACGGTTATTACTGTTCATCATTTTCAATATGGAGTGTTCAAGTGTCACCATCAGCGGGTTTGGTTGCATATTGCGGTGCAGATGGTAACGTTCTTCATTGTCAGGTTACTGCAAAAGCAGTGGAGAAGGATCCTTTATGCAACCAGGCCCCTCATTTTTTGTGTGGATCGCTTACCGAGGAGAACTCGGCTCTTAGTCCATTGCCACACTTGCCCTTCCCTATGAAGATATCCCTGAATGAGTATGGTGCTACCCCAAGATCTATTCGGGGGTTCGTTTCGTTGGCAAATCAAAATCCAGCCTCGGGTTATGTGGCTAATTTTAGTGTAGGATTTGAATTTGAGAACGCACTGGCTGGCCCAAGTAGCAGagccatggaactaaatcttggTCAAAACTGATCGAAATCTCtgagttgtctcggtttcgGGCCTGGCTGAAACGAAGCCCAGTGTTGAACCAAGTAGCAGagccatggaactaaatcttgaTCGAAACTGAATCAACTGATCGAAATCTCCAACTTGTTTCGACGAAGCCCAGTGTTGAAACCTCGAAACAAGATCCTGCACGTCTCGGTTTCGGGCCTGACCGAAACCAGGTCTGAAACCAAGATCTCGATCCTTGAGCTGAGCAGCAAAGCGAAAAACTAGCAAGAAGAAAGAACCTGATCCAAACCAATAATCCATAGCTGAAGAAGAGCTGGAGAATTTGCCAAGGGGTGGGAATGAGAAGTGTGAAACAGGGAATTAAATTGAAGTATTTCCTCCCAAGGACATAGCCATGCATAGAATGATATGAACAAGGGTAACGAAAGATGGCTTTGTTGGAGGAGCTGCTGGTATTGTCCGGTGCCAACAGATTGATGTGTCTTGTGttacaaagagaaaagaaatcaagaagTAAAAAGGTGTCATGCAGCTTATCTAGCATATGCCTCTATTCCGTTATAGAGCTGTaaataattttttcctttttactgAGAATGAAGCAGGTTATTTATTTTTCGCAATGAGGAAATAGATACAAGAAAATATTGAATGTTATCTTTAAGCATCATGCATCCATAAATACATTTCCAGTAGGTGGTGGATCCTTGTAGCTGCATCCTAATATTTAGCAGTGAGCTGTGAGCCAAACCCATTTAACTTGAATCTtgtttgagaaaaaaatttggTGATGGATATTGGCTTTTCAACTTTACGTAATATTATCATTTCTGCTTGATTTAATAGaaaataatgaatttttttttcttctagaaaTTAGTTATTGACATCTAGATGAATCTATTTTTTCCCCCCGGAGAACAGCAATAGATAAAGCTTGTCATTTGTGTAAATTATGGAATTAATTTGAAACTTTAGATTTAGAttggctgttttttttttctctcaagaaAATGACGTACGTGATTGTAGATTCTATGTCATTCTCCATAAAGTAAGTAGATATAAATTGTTGGCttctaaatttattttattcatgGAAATGAGGATTGTTCTTCTACCTGTGATGTGCCCCCAACCTTCTGGAAGATCTTTTCAATATCCCACAATCTTTTTTCTACTACATTACCCTACTATTTGAGTCAATAGTATTTTGATTTGTAATTTAATCTCTGTTGAGGACATTGCAGATTCTAggttacttggagaacaggTGTAAGGTTCACATGGATGCAGTCAAATTTTGTCAAGATATTTTGCGGCGAAAGGCGGTTGACTGGGAGCCTATTTTGCGGAGTGATCTAGTGCAACCTATCCGCAATGTGGATCTGGTTGTCACTATTGGTGGTGATGGCACTCTTTTGCAGGCAAGTCACTTCATGGATGACTCGGTTCCAGTTCTAGGAGTGAACTCTGACCCCACACAAGTCAATGAGGTTAGTGTGTTCCCTGGCTAAGCTTTTCATCTCTTCCCTTCATTCAAGATATAACTTGGTTTATCTTGCTCGCGTTCATATATCCTACGGTCTATATTTGTTATAGGTGAAAGAGTTCAGTGATGAGTTTGACGCCACCAGGAGCACTGGCTATCTTTGTGCAGCAACTGCCGAAAACTTTGAACAAGTAAGGCCGCAATCTATTAAATTCACAGAAAAGGgcggagagggggggggggtgttgatcTCACTAGGTATATGCTTCAAAAAGTAAATACCTACAGATTGTTGGTATACAATGGAGACAGTTTGTCATGTTTGGGAATATTTTGGTTTAATCTTTTTAATTTGGGATTTCCTTCAGGTGTTGGATGACATCCTCGAGGGTTACAGGGTTCCTTGTAAATTAACAAGGATATCGATACGTGTAAACAGTCAATTGCTGTCAACCTATGCTCTCAATGATGTTCTTATTGCACATCCATGTCCAGCCACAGTTTCTTGGTTCTCATTTAGGTAAAAAGGCTACCAGAAGATCAATATTCCTCCCACGGAGGTGGCATTTGGTGATTGATTATCTGTTATAAACTGGAACTCTGTTCTGTTTTCAGAATCAAAGGTGATGGCCGGTTATGCTACCCTCTTGTGAATTGTCGATCAAGTGGGCTCAGAGTCTGCACTGCTGCTGGGTCTACGGCTGCAATGTTCTCAGGAGGAGGATTTACAATGCCCATTTCAAGTCAGGAACTCCAGTTTATGGTAAGGGAACCCATTTCACCTGGAGCAGCTAAGTCtaagatgcatgggtttattaAATCTGATCAATCCATGGATACAAACTGGTACAGTAAAGAAGGTATGATATATGTTGATGGTTCTCATCTATCTCATTCTATTCAACATGGAGATACCATTGAAATATCTTCGAAGGCTCCAATCTTAAAAGTTTTCTTGCCCTCTCACCTGATATCAAAGTAAGTTATTTAAAGATATAGTAAAATCATGAGCAGTTTAGAAAGGAAATTGTAAATGTACAGTTGAAATTTTGATCAACTGGCATATATACAAGGGTTGACTTTATTTTATCGTCCATGGTTACAATCACATCCAAGTCTGATCCAGCCTTTAGCAAAACCCGGAATGGGGTTGCAGAAGCCTAGGAAAGGGGCAATGGTACATTTGAATGATATtgataagggaaaaagaactctgtcggACGCCCATCAGtatgtctctctcctccccatatgaaaagacacctatgcccaaggttcgaaaactcgggtctcggtgtcAACTCGGACTCCTGAAAA
This window encodes:
- the LOC122652653 gene encoding NADH kinase, translated to MSRRRLLVLLKPGNAYRPSCSDGVSRVRNPQILGYLENRCKVHMDAVKFCQDILRRKAVDWEPILRSDLVQPIRNVDLVVTIGGDGTLLQASHFMDDSVPVLGVNSDPTQVNEVKEFSDEFDATRSTGYLCAATAENFEQVLDDILEGYRVPCKLTRISIRVNSQLLSTYALNDVLIAHPCPATVSWFSFRIKGDGRLCYPLVNCRSSGLRVCTAAGSTAAMFSGGGFTMPISSQELQFMVREPISPGAAKSKMHGFIKSDQSMDTNWYSKEGMIYVDGSHLSHSIQHGDTIEISSKAPILKVFLPSHLISK